A region of Mesoplodon densirostris isolate mMesDen1 chromosome 11, mMesDen1 primary haplotype, whole genome shotgun sequence DNA encodes the following proteins:
- the LOC132498426 gene encoding NADH-cytochrome b5 reductase 3, giving the protein MGAQLSTLGHVVLSPVWFLYSLLMKLFQRSTPAITLENPDIKYPLRLIDKEVISHDTRRFRFALPSPQHILGLPVGQHIYLSARIDGNLVIRPYTPVSSDDDKGFVDLVIKIYFKDTHPKFPAGGKMSQYLESMKIGDTIEFRGPNGLLVYQGKGKFAIRPDKKSNPVITTVKSVGMIAGGTGITPMLQVIRAIMKDPDDQTVCHLLFANQTEEDILLRPELEELRNEHSARFKLWYTVDKAPEAWDYSQGFVNEEMIRDHLPPPEEEPLVLMCGPPPMIQYACLPNLDRVGHPKERCFAF; this is encoded by the exons TTGGGCCACGTGGTCCTCTCCCCAGTCTGGTTCCTGTATAGCCTGCTCATGAAGCTGTTCCAGCGCTCCACCCCAGCCATCACCCTCGAGAACCCGGACATCAAGTACCCGCTGCGGCTGATTGACAAGGAG GTCATCAGCCATGATACCCGCCGGTTCCGCTTTGCTCTGCCGTCGCCCCAGCACATCCTGGGCCTCCCCGTCG GCCAGCACATCTACCTCTCGGCTCGGATCGATGGCAACCTAGTCATTCGGCCCTACACGCCCGTCTCCAGCGATGACGACAAGGGCTTTGTGGACCTGGTCATCAAG ATTTACTTCAAAGACACCCACCCCAAGTTTCCCGCTGGAGGGAAGATGTCCCAGTACCTGGAAAGCATGAAGATTGGAGACACCATTGAGTTCCGAGGCCCAAATGGGCTGCTGGTCTACCAGGGCAAAG gaAAGTTTGCCATCCGTCCGGACAAGAAAtccaaccctgttatcacaacggTGAAGTCTGTGGGCATGATTGCAGGAGGAACGG GCATCACCCCAATGCTGCAGGTGATCCGTGCCATCATGAAGGACCCGGATGATCAGACCGTGTGCCACCTGCTCTTTGCCAACCAG ACGGAGGAGGACATCCTGCTGCGGCCCGAGCTGGAGGAACTGAGGAACGAACATTCTGCGCGCTTCAAGCTCTGGTACACGGTGGACAAAGCCCCTGAAG CCTGGGACTACAGCCAGGGCTTCGTGAACGAGGAGATGATCCGGGACCACCTTCCGCCCCCAGAGGAGGAGCCGCTGGTGCTGATGTGCGGACCCCCGCCCATGATCCAGTACGCCTGCCTGCCCAACCTGGACCGCGTGGGCCACCCCAAGGAGCGCTGCTTCGCCTTCTGA